ATACGCAATCCGGTCAAAACCTTCCTTCCGCCAGAGGAATTCGCAGGGCATGCAGCAAGGAATTGTACCGGACAGCCAAAAGACTAAAAGTATATGTCTCTCCCGAACGGATGAAGCAGGCAGAAGAATATTATTACGGTAAGGTGATCACAAATCTGCTCTGGATTGGGGAGAATCGCGACAACCGCAAGAAATTATGTGAGTGGTGGAACACGGATGTCAGTGCAGAGATCGCAGCGATGTGGGAAGTAGATGTTGAACCATTAAAAGATGCGTTTCAGCACGCATTTGGCGGTTATCGTCTGTAGATTATGGAGGAATGAGGCAGATAGC
This Paenibacillus xylanexedens DNA region includes the following protein-coding sequences:
- a CDS encoding dehydrogenase, encoding MSHKSIPGSPPVKHTQSGQNLPSARGIRRACSKELYRTAKRLKVYVSPERMKQAEEYYYGKVITNLLWIGENRDNRKKLCEWWNTDVSAEIAAMWEVDVEPLKDAFQHAFGGYRL